A genomic segment from Nonomuraea helvata encodes:
- a CDS encoding low molecular weight protein-tyrosine-phosphatase, which translates to MTYRVCLVCMGNICRSPMAEVVLRQTLTDRGLGDRVTVESAGTGGWHVGDPMDERALTILEQHGYDGAAHRARQFTRDWFDRYDLVLAMDRDNLANLRRIAPSGVEVQLFRAFDPAAEEGAEVPDPYYGGREGFEEVLALVESASEGVAKHIADEID; encoded by the coding sequence ATGACCTATCGCGTATGCCTGGTGTGCATGGGAAACATCTGCCGATCCCCCATGGCGGAGGTGGTGCTCCGCCAGACGCTGACCGACCGCGGGCTGGGCGACCGCGTCACCGTCGAGAGCGCCGGGACCGGCGGCTGGCACGTCGGTGACCCCATGGATGAACGGGCGCTGACCATCCTCGAGCAGCATGGTTACGACGGCGCGGCGCACCGGGCCCGGCAGTTCACCCGGGACTGGTTCGACCGCTATGACCTGGTGCTGGCCATGGACCGGGACAACCTGGCCAACCTACGACGGATCGCGCCTTCCGGGGTGGAGGTGCAGTTGTTCCGCGCGTTCGACCCCGCCGCCGAGGAAGGGGCCGAGGTGCCCGATCCGTACTACGGGGGCCGCGAGGGGTTCGAGGAGGTGCTCGCGCTGGTCGAGTCCGCCTCCGAGGGCGTGGCCAAGCACATCGCCGATGAGATCGACTGA
- the pstS gene encoding phosphate ABC transporter substrate-binding protein PstS: MKYAGRLAAVAVVGALSLAACGTDNNAPGGGTTAASAPAAGNDNGLSGTIQAAGSSAQANAITEWTKNFTATNSGVTINYQPSGSGAGVQSFIQGTVSFAGSDSALKPEEAPQADARCKTGKAINIPMVTGPIAVVYNLPGVEGLQLSPKTLAGIFNSKIVKWDDATIKAENPDAKLPSTPIQAFHRSDESGTSDNFTKFLKATGGWAYEPAKAWPAEAKGQGAKGSDGIASSIKDTEGAISYVELSFAENSSLQKAKVANGANEYVELTPESAAKTIESAQIKGTGNDLALSIDYATKTAGAYPIVLVTYEITCEKGLPADQSKVVKAFLTYTASDEGQSALKELGYAPLAGTLLTKVRSAVEAIS, encoded by the coding sequence GTGAAGTATGCAGGCCGGCTCGCCGCTGTCGCCGTCGTCGGCGCGCTCTCCCTCGCTGCGTGCGGCACAGACAACAATGCCCCCGGCGGCGGCACCACGGCCGCCAGCGCGCCCGCCGCGGGCAACGACAATGGTCTGAGCGGCACGATTCAGGCCGCGGGCTCCTCCGCCCAGGCCAACGCGATCACCGAGTGGACGAAGAACTTCACGGCCACGAACTCGGGTGTGACCATCAACTACCAGCCCAGCGGCTCCGGCGCGGGCGTGCAGTCGTTCATCCAGGGCACGGTCTCCTTCGCCGGCTCGGACTCGGCGCTGAAGCCGGAGGAGGCCCCGCAGGCCGACGCCCGCTGCAAGACCGGCAAGGCCATCAACATCCCGATGGTGACCGGCCCCATCGCAGTGGTCTACAACCTCCCCGGCGTCGAGGGCCTCCAGCTCTCCCCCAAGACGCTCGCCGGCATCTTCAACAGCAAGATCGTCAAGTGGGACGACGCCACCATCAAGGCCGAGAACCCCGACGCCAAGCTGCCGTCCACCCCGATCCAGGCCTTCCACCGCTCGGACGAGTCGGGCACCAGCGACAACTTCACCAAGTTCCTCAAGGCCACCGGCGGCTGGGCGTACGAGCCCGCCAAGGCGTGGCCCGCCGAGGCCAAGGGCCAGGGCGCCAAGGGCTCCGACGGCATCGCCTCCTCCATCAAGGACACCGAGGGCGCGATCAGCTACGTCGAGCTCTCGTTCGCCGAGAACTCCTCGCTGCAGAAGGCCAAGGTCGCCAACGGCGCGAACGAGTACGTCGAGCTGACCCCCGAGAGCGCGGCCAAGACCATCGAGAGCGCCCAGATCAAGGGCACCGGCAACGACCTCGCCCTGTCGATCGACTACGCCACCAAGACCGCGGGCGCGTACCCGATCGTGCTGGTGACGTACGAGATCACCTGCGAGAAGGGCCTGCCGGCCGACCAGTCGAAGGTGGTCAAGGCATTCCTCACCTACACCGCCAGCGACGAGGGCCAGTCGGCGCTGAAGGAGCTCGGCTACGCCCCGCTGGCCGGCACCCTGCTCACCAAGGTCCGGTCCGCTGTCGAGGCGATCTCCTGA